One window from the genome of Microcebus murinus isolate Inina chromosome X, M.murinus_Inina_mat1.0, whole genome shotgun sequence encodes:
- the IL2RG gene encoding cytokine receptor common subunit gamma isoform X3, which translates to MPYYFLMGYKNSDNAKAQECGHYLFSGEITSGCRLEKREIHLYQTFVVQLQDPREATRQAIQILKLQNLVIPWAPRNLTLRNLSESQLELSWNNTYLDHCLEHLVQYRSDRDRSWTEQSVDHRHSFSLPSVDGQKLYTFRVRSRFNPLCGSAQHWSEWSHPIHWGSNTSKENPSSYHFSAFWPRSSGDNPSLFALEAVLIPLGSMGLIIGLVCVYCWLERTMPRIPTLKNLEDLVTEYHGNFSAWSGVSKGLAESLQPDYSERLCLVSEIPSKGGALGEGPGGSPSNQHSPYWAPPCYPLKPET; encoded by the exons ATGCCCTACTATTTCCTCATGGG GTACAAGAATTCTGATAATGCTAAAGCCCAGGAGTGTGGCCACTATCTATTCTCTGGAGAGATTACTTCTGGCTGTCGGTTGGAAAAAAGGGAGATCCATCTCTACCAAACATTTGTGGTCCAGCTTCAGGACCCACGGGAAGCCACGAGGCAGGCCATACAGATACTGAAACTGCAGAATCTGG TGATCCCCTGGGCTCCGAGGAATCTAACACTCCGCAACCTGAGTGAATCCCAGCTAGAACTGAGCTGGAACAACACATACTTGGACCATTGCTTGGAGCACCTGGTGCAGTACCGGAGTGACCGGGACCGCAGCTGGACT GAACAGTCAGTGGATCACAGACATAGTTTCTCCCTGCCTAGTGTGGATGGGCAGAAACTCTACACATTCCGTGTTCGGAGCCGCTTTAACCCACTCTGCGGAAGTGCTCAGCATTGGAGTGAATGGAGCCATCCAATCCACTGGGGGAGCAATACTTCAAAGG AGAATCCTTCATCGTATcacttctcggccttttggccaAGATCAAGTGGGGATAATCCTTCGTTGTTTGCATTGGAAGCTGTGCTTATCCCCCTCGGCTCCATGGGATTGATTATTGGCCTTGTCTGTGTGTATTGCTGGCTGGAACG GACAATGCCCCGAATTCCCACCCTCAAGAACCTAGAGGATCTTGTTACTGAATACCACGGGAACTTTTCG GCCTGGAGTGGTGTGTCTAAGGGATTGGCAGAGAGTCTGCAGCCAGACTACAGCGAGCGACTCTGCCTCGTCAGTGAGATTCCCTCAAAAGGAGGGGCCCTCGGGGAGGGGCCAGGGGGCTCCCCCAGCAACCAGCATAGCCCCTACTGGGCCCCCCCATGTTACCCCCTGAAGCCTGAAACCTGA
- the CXHXorf65 gene encoding uncharacterized protein CXorf65 homolog isoform X2, translating to MFIFINHGDNQQFLVNTNCSVRLLLHYIRSKVGLPKRDTIDLCDETGTMKLLFLTKTPGDYASKFLTARSIYYICRVERGGPGTRLQNAYRAFVPLLKNPEPELIDALRTQCDLLERSRVKMLRIQEAKKVVPIQSSVNVPSKSSGRSDTDTPPRKTVVFKTRADVLNKRDKRR from the exons ATGTTCATTTTCATCAATCATGGAG ATAATCAGCAATTTCTGGTCAATACCAATTGCTCTGTCCGCCTGTTGCTACATTATATTCGAAGTAAAGTGGGGTTGCCTAAAAGAG ACACCATCGATTTGTGTGATGAAACGGGGACAATGAAGTTGCTTTTCCTGACGAAGACCCCTGGAGACTATGCCAGCAAATTCCTTACAGCTCGAAGCATCTACTACATTTGTAGGGTGGAGCGTGGGGGACCAG GAACCAGACTTCAGAATGCCTATAGAGCTTTTGTGCCCCTGCTGAAGAATCCAGAGCCAGAGCTCATTG ATGCACTGCGCACACAATGTGACCTCCTAGAGAGGAGCCGAGTGAAGATGCTTAGAATCCAAGAAGCCAAGAAGGTCGTTCCAATTCAGTCTTCCGTGAACGTTCCA TCCAAATCATCGGGACGATCAGACACAGACACGCCCCCTCGCAAGACTGTGGTCTTTAAGACCAGAGCAGACGTTCTCAACAAGAGGGATAAACGTCGCTAA
- the IL2RG gene encoding cytokine receptor common subunit gamma isoform X2, whose amino-acid sequence MGMKTPQLVQCFVFNVEYMNCTWNISSEPQPTNLTLRYWYKNSDNAKAQECGHYLFSGEITSGCRLEKREIHLYQTFVVQLQDPREATRQAIQILKLQNLVIPWAPRNLTLRNLSESQLELSWNNTYLDHCLEHLVQYRSDRDRSWTEQSVDHRHSFSLPSVDGQKLYTFRVRSRFNPLCGSAQHWSEWSHPIHWGSNTSKENPSSYHFSAFWPRSSGDNPSLFALEAVLIPLGSMGLIIGLVCVYCWLERTMPRIPTLKNLEDLVTEYHGNFSAWSGVSKGLAESLQPDYSERLCLVSEIPSKGGALGEGPGGSPSNQHSPYWAPPCYPLKPET is encoded by the exons ATGGGAATGAAGACACCACAGCTG GTTCAGTGTTTTGTGTTCAATGTTGAGTACATGAATTGCACTTGGAACATCAGCTCTGAGCCCCAGCCTACCAACCTGACTCTTCGCTATTG GTACAAGAATTCTGATAATGCTAAAGCCCAGGAGTGTGGCCACTATCTATTCTCTGGAGAGATTACTTCTGGCTGTCGGTTGGAAAAAAGGGAGATCCATCTCTACCAAACATTTGTGGTCCAGCTTCAGGACCCACGGGAAGCCACGAGGCAGGCCATACAGATACTGAAACTGCAGAATCTGG TGATCCCCTGGGCTCCGAGGAATCTAACACTCCGCAACCTGAGTGAATCCCAGCTAGAACTGAGCTGGAACAACACATACTTGGACCATTGCTTGGAGCACCTGGTGCAGTACCGGAGTGACCGGGACCGCAGCTGGACT GAACAGTCAGTGGATCACAGACATAGTTTCTCCCTGCCTAGTGTGGATGGGCAGAAACTCTACACATTCCGTGTTCGGAGCCGCTTTAACCCACTCTGCGGAAGTGCTCAGCATTGGAGTGAATGGAGCCATCCAATCCACTGGGGGAGCAATACTTCAAAGG AGAATCCTTCATCGTATcacttctcggccttttggccaAGATCAAGTGGGGATAATCCTTCGTTGTTTGCATTGGAAGCTGTGCTTATCCCCCTCGGCTCCATGGGATTGATTATTGGCCTTGTCTGTGTGTATTGCTGGCTGGAACG GACAATGCCCCGAATTCCCACCCTCAAGAACCTAGAGGATCTTGTTACTGAATACCACGGGAACTTTTCG GCCTGGAGTGGTGTGTCTAAGGGATTGGCAGAGAGTCTGCAGCCAGACTACAGCGAGCGACTCTGCCTCGTCAGTGAGATTCCCTCAAAAGGAGGGGCCCTCGGGGAGGGGCCAGGGGGCTCCCCCAGCAACCAGCATAGCCCCTACTGGGCCCCCCCATGTTACCCCCTGAAGCCTGAAACCTGA
- the IL2RG gene encoding cytokine receptor common subunit gamma isoform X1 has protein sequence MLRPSSPLRSLLFLQLPLLGVGLNTTVLTLNGNEDTTADFFLTSIPPRSLNVSSLPLPKVQCFVFNVEYMNCTWNISSEPQPTNLTLRYWYKNSDNAKAQECGHYLFSGEITSGCRLEKREIHLYQTFVVQLQDPREATRQAIQILKLQNLVIPWAPRNLTLRNLSESQLELSWNNTYLDHCLEHLVQYRSDRDRSWTEQSVDHRHSFSLPSVDGQKLYTFRVRSRFNPLCGSAQHWSEWSHPIHWGSNTSKENPSSYHFSAFWPRSSGDNPSLFALEAVLIPLGSMGLIIGLVCVYCWLERTMPRIPTLKNLEDLVTEYHGNFSAWSGVSKGLAESLQPDYSERLCLVSEIPSKGGALGEGPGGSPSNQHSPYWAPPCYPLKPET, from the exons ATGTTGAGGCCGTCATCACCACTCAGATCCCTCTTATTCCTGCAGCTGcctctgctgggggtggggctgaacaCAACGGTCCTCACGCTCAATGGGAATGAAGACACCACAGCTG ATTTCTTCCTGACCTCTATCCCCCCTAGGTCCCTCAATGtttcctctctgcccctcccaaaGGTTCAGTGTTTTGTGTTCAATGTTGAGTACATGAATTGCACTTGGAACATCAGCTCTGAGCCCCAGCCTACCAACCTGACTCTTCGCTATTG GTACAAGAATTCTGATAATGCTAAAGCCCAGGAGTGTGGCCACTATCTATTCTCTGGAGAGATTACTTCTGGCTGTCGGTTGGAAAAAAGGGAGATCCATCTCTACCAAACATTTGTGGTCCAGCTTCAGGACCCACGGGAAGCCACGAGGCAGGCCATACAGATACTGAAACTGCAGAATCTGG TGATCCCCTGGGCTCCGAGGAATCTAACACTCCGCAACCTGAGTGAATCCCAGCTAGAACTGAGCTGGAACAACACATACTTGGACCATTGCTTGGAGCACCTGGTGCAGTACCGGAGTGACCGGGACCGCAGCTGGACT GAACAGTCAGTGGATCACAGACATAGTTTCTCCCTGCCTAGTGTGGATGGGCAGAAACTCTACACATTCCGTGTTCGGAGCCGCTTTAACCCACTCTGCGGAAGTGCTCAGCATTGGAGTGAATGGAGCCATCCAATCCACTGGGGGAGCAATACTTCAAAGG AGAATCCTTCATCGTATcacttctcggccttttggccaAGATCAAGTGGGGATAATCCTTCGTTGTTTGCATTGGAAGCTGTGCTTATCCCCCTCGGCTCCATGGGATTGATTATTGGCCTTGTCTGTGTGTATTGCTGGCTGGAACG GACAATGCCCCGAATTCCCACCCTCAAGAACCTAGAGGATCTTGTTACTGAATACCACGGGAACTTTTCG GCCTGGAGTGGTGTGTCTAAGGGATTGGCAGAGAGTCTGCAGCCAGACTACAGCGAGCGACTCTGCCTCGTCAGTGAGATTCCCTCAAAAGGAGGGGCCCTCGGGGAGGGGCCAGGGGGCTCCCCCAGCAACCAGCATAGCCCCTACTGGGCCCCCCCATGTTACCCCCTGAAGCCTGAAACCTGA
- the CXHXorf65 gene encoding uncharacterized protein CXorf65 homolog isoform X1: MEIISNFWSIPIALSACCYIIFEVKWGCLKELPQLPCGLPPDTIDLCDETGTMKLLFLTKTPGDYASKFLTARSIYYICRVERGGPGTRLQNAYRAFVPLLKNPEPELIDALRTQCDLLERSRVKMLRIQEAKKVVPIQSSVNVPSKSSGRSDTDTPPRKTVVFKTRADVLNKRDKRR, encoded by the exons ATGGAG ATAATCAGCAATTTCTGGTCAATACCAATTGCTCTGTCCGCCTGTTGCTACATTATATTCGAAGTAAAGTGGGGTTGCCTAAAAGAG CTGCCCCAATTACCCTGTGGCCTCCCTCCAGACACCATCGATTTGTGTGATGAAACGGGGACAATGAAGTTGCTTTTCCTGACGAAGACCCCTGGAGACTATGCCAGCAAATTCCTTACAGCTCGAAGCATCTACTACATTTGTAGGGTGGAGCGTGGGGGACCAG GAACCAGACTTCAGAATGCCTATAGAGCTTTTGTGCCCCTGCTGAAGAATCCAGAGCCAGAGCTCATTG ATGCACTGCGCACACAATGTGACCTCCTAGAGAGGAGCCGAGTGAAGATGCTTAGAATCCAAGAAGCCAAGAAGGTCGTTCCAATTCAGTCTTCCGTGAACGTTCCA TCCAAATCATCGGGACGATCAGACACAGACACGCCCCCTCGCAAGACTGTGGTCTTTAAGACCAGAGCAGACGTTCTCAACAAGAGGGATAAACGTCGCTAA
- the FOXO4 gene encoding forkhead box protein O4, with translation MLSRGGPTPRMDPGNENSATEAAAIIDLDPDFEPQSRPRSCTWPLPRPELATEPSEPPEVEPGLGEKVHTEGRSEPILLPSRLPEPAGGPQPGILGAVTGPRKGGSRRNAWGNQSYAELISQAIESAPDKRLTLAQIYEWMVRTVPYFKDKGDSNSSAGWKNSIRHNLSLHSKFIKVHNEATGKSSWWMLNPEGGKSGKAPRRRAASMDSSSKLLRGRSKAPKKKPPVLPAPSKGATPTSPVGHFAKWSGSPCSRNREEAADVWTTFRPRSSSNASTVSTRLSPLRPESEVLAEEEIPASVSSYAGGIPPTLNEDLELLDGLNLTSSHSLLSRGSLSGFSLQHPGVTGPIHTYSTSLFSPAEGPLSAGEGCFSSSQSLEALLTSDTPPPPADVLMTQVDPILSQAPTLLLLGGIPSSSKLATGVGLCPKPLEAPGPSSLVPTLPMIAPPPVMAGAAIPKTLGTPVLTPPTEATSQDRMPQDLDLDMYMENLECDMDNIISDLMDGGEGLDFNFEPDP, from the exons ATGCTGAGCCGCGGAGGTCCGACTCCACGTATGGATCCAGGGAATGAGAATTCAGCCACAGAGGCTGCCGCGATCATAGACCTCGATCCCGACTTCGAACCCCAGAGCCGTCCCCGCTCCTGCACCTGGCCCCTTCCCCGACCGGAGCTCGCTACCGAGCCCTCCGAACCGCCCGAGGTGGAGCCAGGTCTGGGAGAAAAGGTACACACGGAGGGGCGCTCAGAGCCTATCCTATTGCCCTCCCGGCTCCCAGAGCCGGCAGGGGGCCCCCAGCCCGGGATCCTGGGGGCCGTAACAGGTCCTCGGAAGGGAGGCTCCCGCCGGAATGCCTGGGGAAATCAGTCATATGCAGAACTCATCAGCCAGGCCATTGAAAGCGCCCCGGACAAGCGACTGACACTCGCCCAGATCTATGAGTGGATGGTCCGTACTGTGCCCTACTTCAAGGACAAGGGTGACAGCAACAGCTCAGCAGGATGGAAG AACTCGATCCGCCACAACCTGTCCCTGCACAGCAAGTTCATCAAGGTTCACAATGAGGCCACCGGCAAGAGTTCCTGGTGGATGCTGAACCCCGAGGGAGGCAAGAGCGGCAAGGCGCCCCGCCGCCGTGCCGCCTCCATGGATAGCAGCAGCAAGCTGCTCCGGGGCCGCAGCAAGGCCCCCAAGAAGAAGCCACCGGTGCTGCCAGCCCCATCCAAAGGTGCCACTCCGACGAGCCCCGTTGGCCACTTTGCCAAGTGGTCCGGCAGCCCTTGTTCTCGAAACCGCGAGGAAGCTGCCGATGTGTGGACCACCTTCCGTCCACGAAGCAGTTCGAATGCTAGCACTGTCAGCACCCGCCTGTCCCCTCTGAGGCCAGAGTCTGAGGTGCTGGCAGAGGAGGAAATACCAGCCTCAGTCAGCAGCTACGCAGGGGGTATCCCTCCCACCCTAAATGAAGATCTAGAGCTGTTAGATGGGCTCAATCTCACATCTTCCCATTCCCTGTTATCTCGGGGTAGTCTCTCTGGCTTCTCTTTGCAGCATCCTGGGGTTACCGGTCCTATACACACGTACAGCACCTCCCTCTTCAGCCCAGCAGAGGGGCCCCTGTCGGCAGGAGAGGGGTGCTTCTCCAGCTCCCAGTCTCTGGAGGCCCTGCTTACCTCCGATACGCCACCACCCCCTGCTGATGTCCTCATGACCCAGGTAGATCCCATTCTGTCCCAGGCTCCAACACTCCTGTTGCTGGGAGGGATACCTTCCTCCAGTAAGCTAGCCACAGGAGTCGGCCTATGTCCCAAGCCCCTAGAGGCTCCCGGCCCCAGCAGTCTGGTTCCCACCCTTCCTATGATAGCACCTCCGCCAGTCATGGCGGGCGCTGCCATCCCCAAGACCCTGGGGACTCCAGTGCTCACACCCCCTACTGAAGCCACAAGCCAAGACAGAATGCCTCAGGATCTAGATCTTGATATGTATATGGAGAACCTGGAGTGTGACATGGATAACATCATCAGTGACCTCATGGATGGGGGCGAGGGACTGGACTTCAACTTTGAGCCAG ATCCCTGA